In Deinococcus yavapaiensis KR-236, one genomic interval encodes:
- a CDS encoding DMT family transporter, translating to MPVPRATPPLTSALLIMTAATLWGLLGIFGKFAGSLGLAPLEVAFWRAVLGGAFFAAHAVITRARLPKGKDLLMTVLFGLSGVSVFYGAYQLAVREGGASLASVLLYTAPAFVAVIGWRLFEERLGRAELLTMFVTIAGVALISVGGGTGVRVTGPALMFGLLSALTYALYYPYGKVYFARYGAPALLALALPIGALGLAPFTTFAEKSFAAWSLLLAMAFFSTYLAYFVYSLGLRHLPTTRASVIAALEPVVAAVLAAALFAERLSPLALLGAALVIGSALWMGRREA from the coding sequence CTCTCACCTCGGCCTTGCTGATCATGACGGCGGCAACGCTGTGGGGCTTGCTGGGCATTTTCGGAAAGTTCGCCGGATCCCTCGGCCTCGCACCGCTGGAAGTGGCCTTCTGGCGGGCCGTGTTGGGCGGCGCCTTCTTCGCGGCGCACGCGGTCATCACGCGCGCCCGCCTTCCCAAGGGCAAGGACTTGCTGATGACCGTGCTGTTCGGCCTCAGCGGCGTCAGCGTCTTTTACGGCGCGTACCAACTCGCCGTGCGTGAAGGCGGCGCGAGCCTCGCGTCGGTGTTGTTGTACACCGCGCCCGCGTTCGTCGCCGTGATCGGCTGGCGCTTGTTCGAAGAGCGCCTGGGCCGCGCGGAACTTCTCACGATGTTCGTGACGATCGCGGGCGTGGCACTCATCAGCGTCGGAGGCGGAACGGGCGTGCGCGTCACGGGTCCCGCGTTGATGTTCGGATTGCTGAGCGCCCTCACGTACGCCCTGTACTACCCGTACGGCAAGGTGTACTTCGCGCGGTACGGCGCGCCCGCCTTGCTGGCCTTGGCCCTTCCGATCGGCGCGTTGGGACTCGCGCCCTTCACGACCTTCGCCGAGAAGTCGTTCGCCGCGTGGAGCCTGCTGCTCGCGATGGCCTTCTTCAGCACCTACCTCGCGTACTTCGTCTACTCGCTGGGCCTTCGTCATCTCCCGACGACCCGCGCGTCGGTCATCGCCGCCTTGGAACCTGTCGTGGCCGCGGTTTTGGCCGCCGCGCTGTTCGCCGAGCGCCTCTCGCCGCTCGCCTTGCTGGGCGCCGCCCTCGTGATCGGCTCGGCGTTGTGGATGGGTCGCCGCGAGGCTTGA